In Maylandia zebra isolate NMK-2024a linkage group LG12, Mzebra_GT3a, whole genome shotgun sequence, a single genomic region encodes these proteins:
- the vamp8 gene encoding vesicle-associated membrane protein 8 isoform X2, whose protein sequence is MDTDPERGGIEEMPEPKDKVQALKDQVDGVKSIMTQNVDRILARGERLDDLMDKTEDLQAGSPDWNIAEAVRDHPVRRQKAETSKEEFECLSRSLRTIPEDHLSKAA, encoded by the exons atggacACTGATCCG GAGCGTGGAGGGATAGAAGAAATGCCAGAGCCTAAGGACAAGGTGCAGGCTCTAAAGGATCAGGTGGATGGCGTGAAAAGCATCATGACTCAGAATGTGGACCGGATCCTGGCACGAGGAGAAAGGCTGGATGACTTAATGGACAAGACAGAGGATCTGCAAGCAGGG AGCCCAGACTGGAACATCGCTGAAGCAGTGCGGGATCATCCGGTCAGaagacaaaaggcagaaacatccaaagaagagttcgaatgtctttcaagaagcctaagaactattcctgaagaccacTTAAGCAAAGCTGCCTAA
- the vamp8 gene encoding vesicle-associated membrane protein 8 isoform X1: MDTDPERGGIEEMPEPKDKVQALKDQVDGVKSIMTQNVDRILARGERLDDLMDKTEDLQAGAQHFKQTSHKVARSYWWKNVKLIVVIIVIVLIIVLIIILLATGVIPTSSPVAPIVTPTKKP, from the exons atggacACTGATCCG GAGCGTGGAGGGATAGAAGAAATGCCAGAGCCTAAGGACAAGGTGCAGGCTCTAAAGGATCAGGTGGATGGCGTGAAAAGCATCATGACTCAGAATGTGGACCGGATCCTGGCACGAGGAGAAAGGCTGGATGACTTAATGGACAAGACAGAGGATCTGCAAGCAGGG GCTCAGCACTTCAAGCAGACGTCTCACAAGGTGGCTCGCTCCTACTGGTGGAAGAATGTCAAGTTGATTGTGGTCATAATTGTGATAGTCCTAATTATCGTCCTCATTATCATCTTACTGGCCACAGGAGTCATCCCTACTAGTTCCCCCGTGGCTCCTATAGTTACTCCCACCAAGAAGCCCTAA